A genome region from Planifilum fimeticola includes the following:
- a CDS encoding aldehyde dehydrogenase family protein translates to MEDLTSTLELPSVLPSVRDFIRGGTKKLLIHGRWVPSKAERTFSTLDPATGEPLAFLYEADEGDVDEAVRSARRALEGPWSRISPAERGRLLWKLADLIEENADELCQLESLDTGKPLTETSVADIPLTVEQFRYFAGWATKLTGDVLPVSFPGSYLAYTRREPVGVVGAIVPWNFPLLISSWKLAPALACGNTVVLKPSEITPLTAIRLGELIQEAGFPPGVVNIVPGYGPRAGSALVRHPDVDKITFTGSNRVGKEIVRAAGDDFKRVTLELGGKSPNIVFPDADLEAVAGGVMMSIFFNQGEVCSAGSRMYVHRDVYEDVLEAVVEKAKSIRQGPGVDWMTQMGPLVSRQHMERVLGYIQRGIDEGAKLLTGGEKGEGQGYFVKPTVMEAEDEMTIAREEIFGPVLAVMPFEELSDVVKRANATKYGLAAGVWTRDLKKGIQVAHALRAGTVWVNGYNLMDPTSPWGGFKESGWGREKGKEALEHFTEVKSIWLNIQ, encoded by the coding sequence ATGGAAGATTTGACATCGACACTGGAGCTTCCTTCCGTTTTGCCCTCTGTGCGGGACTTTATCCGGGGCGGAACGAAGAAACTGTTGATCCACGGGCGGTGGGTGCCCTCCAAGGCGGAACGCACCTTCAGCACCCTTGATCCGGCCACCGGAGAGCCCTTGGCATTTCTGTACGAAGCGGACGAGGGCGACGTGGATGAAGCGGTCCGTTCGGCGAGAAGGGCTTTGGAGGGCCCCTGGAGCCGGATTTCTCCGGCCGAGAGGGGCCGGCTGCTCTGGAAGCTGGCGGATCTGATCGAGGAGAACGCCGACGAGCTGTGCCAGCTCGAATCCCTGGACACCGGCAAGCCCCTTACGGAGACGTCGGTGGCGGATATCCCTTTGACCGTGGAGCAATTCCGCTATTTCGCCGGTTGGGCCACGAAGCTGACCGGAGATGTGCTGCCCGTCTCCTTTCCCGGAAGTTATTTGGCGTATACCCGTCGGGAACCCGTAGGCGTCGTCGGTGCGATCGTTCCGTGGAATTTTCCGCTCCTGATCTCCTCGTGGAAATTGGCTCCGGCGCTTGCCTGCGGCAACACGGTGGTGTTGAAGCCGTCGGAGATCACGCCGTTGACGGCGATCCGGCTCGGGGAGCTGATTCAGGAAGCGGGGTTTCCTCCGGGCGTTGTCAACATCGTTCCGGGTTACGGTCCGCGTGCCGGTTCCGCGCTGGTGAGGCATCCGGATGTGGATAAGATCACCTTTACCGGGTCGAACCGGGTCGGGAAAGAGATTGTTCGCGCCGCGGGGGACGACTTCAAGCGGGTCACCCTGGAGCTCGGCGGGAAGTCCCCCAACATCGTTTTCCCCGATGCCGATCTGGAGGCGGTGGCCGGCGGCGTCATGATGAGCATTTTCTTCAACCAGGGGGAAGTGTGCAGCGCCGGATCCCGGATGTACGTTCACCGGGACGTGTATGAGGACGTGCTGGAAGCCGTGGTGGAGAAGGCCAAGTCGATCCGGCAGGGGCCCGGCGTCGACTGGATGACCCAGATGGGGCCGCTCGTCAGCCGGCAACACATGGAGCGAGTGCTCGGGTATATTCAGCGGGGAATTGACGAAGGGGCGAAACTGCTCACCGGCGGTGAAAAGGGCGAAGGTCAGGGGTATTTCGTCAAGCCGACGGTGATGGAGGCCGAAGACGAGATGACGATCGCACGGGAAGAAATTTTCGGCCCCGTGCTGGCGGTGATGCCCTTCGAGGAATTGTCCGACGTGGTGAAAAGGGCCAACGCGACGAAATACGGACTGGCCGCCGGCGTCTGGACCCGCGACCTCAAAAAGGGAATCCAGGTGGCCCACGCTCTCCGCGCCGGAACCGTGTGGGTGAACGGATACAACCTGATGGATCCCACCAGTCCGTGGGGAGGCTTCAAGGAGAGCGGATGGGGGCGGGAAAAAGGGAAGGAAGCCCTCGAGCATTTCACGGAGGTTAAGAGCATCTGGCTCAATATTCAGTAA
- a CDS encoding FAD-dependent oxidoreductase, which produces MKKRKALIIGGGIAGPALALFLKRAGIDAVVYEAKPSPSRYAGLFLNVAPNGLDVLRTLGIDQTLTEKGFPFARMVMISGRGKRLGEVYNGSRGRHGIIIKRWLLQEAIHGEAVRQGIRVEYGKKLEDIEWSAGGGVVARFEDGTEAEGDFLVGCDGIHSRTRRVVFPEAPAPAYTGLLSCGGFTHSLTLSPTPGVQRMIFGKKAFFGYLVKPSGEIYWFSNLPYPEATTRGALSGLSNDERREMLLEWHAEDPHPVREIIRSTEGEIGMYPIYDVPFQPAWHRGPVVLIGDAAHATSPHAGQGASMALEDAIVLARCLRDLPDPSEAFAAYESLRRQRAEKVVRYSRSIGNNKAVSNPILLWLRDMTMPFFLKLFASPNAHDWLYSYRVDWEERVRA; this is translated from the coding sequence ATGAAAAAACGGAAGGCTCTCATTATCGGCGGCGGAATCGCAGGTCCCGCGCTGGCCCTGTTTCTCAAGCGGGCGGGCATCGATGCGGTGGTATACGAGGCAAAGCCCTCTCCTTCACGGTATGCCGGCCTGTTTCTGAACGTGGCTCCCAACGGCCTGGACGTTCTCAGGACGCTGGGCATCGATCAAACCCTGACCGAGAAGGGGTTTCCCTTCGCCCGCATGGTGATGATCAGCGGGAGGGGCAAGCGCCTCGGCGAAGTGTATAACGGTTCCAGGGGGAGACACGGGATCATCATCAAGCGGTGGCTGTTGCAGGAGGCGATCCATGGGGAGGCGGTCCGTCAGGGCATCCGGGTGGAGTACGGCAAGAAACTGGAGGATATTGAATGGTCCGCGGGCGGAGGAGTCGTCGCCCGGTTTGAGGACGGAACGGAGGCGGAGGGCGACTTTCTGGTGGGGTGTGACGGCATCCATTCCCGTACGCGCCGGGTTGTCTTTCCCGAAGCTCCCGCCCCCGCTTACACCGGCCTGCTCAGCTGCGGCGGGTTCACTCACAGCCTGACCCTCTCCCCGACGCCGGGGGTTCAGAGGATGATCTTCGGCAAGAAGGCCTTTTTCGGATATCTGGTGAAGCCGTCCGGAGAGATTTACTGGTTCAGCAACCTCCCGTATCCCGAGGCGACGACGCGCGGGGCGCTGAGCGGATTGTCCAACGACGAGCGGCGGGAGATGTTGCTTGAGTGGCACGCGGAAGATCCCCACCCGGTCCGGGAGATCATCCGTTCCACCGAAGGGGAAATCGGCATGTACCCGATTTACGATGTTCCCTTTCAACCCGCCTGGCACCGGGGGCCCGTGGTCCTGATCGGGGACGCGGCCCACGCCACCTCGCCCCACGCAGGGCAGGGTGCTTCCATGGCCCTGGAGGATGCGATTGTCTTGGCCCGGTGCCTCCGGGATCTGCCCGATCCGTCCGAAGCTTTCGCCGCCTACGAAAGCCTGCGCAGACAGCGGGCGGAAAAGGTGGTCCGGTATTCGCGGAGCATCGGCAACAACAAGGCCGTGTCCAATCCGATCCTGCTCTGGCTGCGGGATATGACCATGCCCTTTTTCCTCAAGCTGTTTGCCAGCCCCAATGCCCACGACTGGCTTTACTCCTACCGGGTCGATTGGGAGGAGCGGGTCCGGGCGTAA
- a CDS encoding MOSC domain-containing protein gives MEDVRLVSILTGKPRDLGGGSTPTWRSGICKEPADGPVWLGKTGLAGDGQADLKHHGGPDKAVLAYAEAHYPLWRKELDLSHFTPGATGENFVISRQTEEAVCIGDTYRIGKAVVQVSQPRQPCWKPARRWNIRDLTLRMQNTGRTGWYYRVLEEGYVEAGTEVILLDRPYPQWTISRCNEIMYHRRKDRESAAQLAACPLLSESWVRTLSKRAEEGSR, from the coding sequence ATGGAAGATGTTAGGCTGGTCAGCATTCTGACGGGAAAGCCCCGGGACCTGGGAGGGGGTTCGACGCCGACGTGGCGGAGCGGCATCTGCAAAGAGCCGGCGGACGGCCCGGTTTGGCTGGGAAAAACCGGCCTGGCCGGGGACGGGCAGGCGGATCTGAAACACCACGGGGGTCCCGACAAAGCCGTCCTGGCCTATGCGGAGGCCCATTATCCCCTGTGGCGGAAGGAACTCGATCTTTCTCATTTCACCCCCGGAGCGACGGGGGAGAATTTTGTCATCTCCCGCCAAACCGAAGAAGCGGTGTGCATCGGGGACACCTACCGCATCGGGAAAGCGGTGGTGCAGGTGTCCCAACCCCGGCAGCCCTGCTGGAAACCGGCCCGCCGCTGGAACATCCGGGATCTGACCCTCCGGATGCAGAACACGGGCAGGACCGGTTGGTACTATCGCGTGCTGGAGGAAGGATACGTGGAGGCCGGCACGGAAGTGATCCTTCTCGATCGGCCCTATCCACAGTGGACCATCTCCCGGTGCAACGAAATCATGTACCATCGCCGGAAGGACCGGGAATCGGCGGCGCAGCTGGCCGCCTGTCCCTTGCTGTCGGAAAGCTGGGTCCGCACCCTGTCCAAGCGGGCGGAAGAGGGGAGCCGATAG
- the dhaK gene encoding dihydroxyacetone kinase subunit DhaK, with protein sequence MKKLINSPEQVVRDMLDGMVAAHPHLKNLPGTQVIVRADAPVSGKVGLVSGGGSGHEPAHAGYVGKGMLDAAVAGEVFTSPTPDQVLEAIKAVDSGNGVLLIIKNYTGDVMNFEMAAELAEAEGIRVAKVVVNDDVAVENSTYTTGRRGIAGTVFVHKIAGALASRGASLEQVEEVANKVIRQVRSMGMALTPCIVPAAGTPGFQLGEDEIEIGLGIHGEPGVYRSKLMTAEETARTLLERILEDLPLSSGEKAAVMINGLGATPLMELYIVNKTVSELLKERGIAVHRTFVGPYMTSLEMAGCSLTLLKLDEELTDLLDAPARTAAWNQ encoded by the coding sequence GTGAAAAAGCTGATCAATTCGCCTGAGCAGGTGGTGCGGGACATGCTGGACGGCATGGTGGCCGCCCATCCCCATCTCAAAAACTTGCCCGGCACGCAAGTCATCGTCCGGGCCGACGCCCCCGTTTCCGGAAAGGTGGGCCTGGTCAGCGGCGGCGGAAGCGGCCATGAACCCGCCCATGCGGGGTATGTGGGAAAGGGAATGCTGGATGCGGCGGTGGCGGGTGAGGTGTTCACCTCCCCCACTCCCGATCAGGTGTTGGAAGCGATCAAGGCGGTGGACAGCGGCAACGGGGTTCTCCTCATCATCAAAAACTACACCGGTGACGTGATGAACTTCGAAATGGCGGCGGAATTGGCTGAAGCGGAGGGCATCCGCGTGGCAAAGGTGGTCGTCAACGACGACGTGGCCGTCGAAAACAGCACCTACACGACGGGCCGCCGCGGGATTGCCGGAACCGTCTTCGTCCACAAGATCGCCGGCGCCCTGGCCTCCCGCGGCGCCTCCCTGGAACAGGTGGAGGAGGTCGCCAACAAGGTGATCCGGCAGGTCCGAAGCATGGGAATGGCCCTCACCCCCTGCATCGTACCGGCGGCGGGAACTCCCGGTTTTCAGCTGGGGGAGGACGAGATCGAAATCGGTCTGGGGATCCACGGAGAACCCGGCGTCTACCGCTCCAAACTGATGACGGCGGAGGAGACGGCCCGCACCCTCCTCGAGCGGATTCTCGAGGACCTTCCGCTCTCGTCCGGCGAAAAGGCGGCCGTCATGATCAACGGGCTCGGGGCGACGCCGCTGATGGAACTGTATATCGTGAACAAGACCGTTTCCGAACTGCTGAAGGAACGGGGCATCGCCGTCCACAGAACCTTTGTCGGTCCCTACATGACCTCCCTGGAGATGGCCGGCTGTTCCCTCACCCTGCTCAAACTGGATGAGGAATTGACCGACCTGTTGGACGCCCCCGCCCGGACCGCGGCGTGGAACCAATGA
- a CDS encoding FAD-dependent oxidoreductase translates to MSTTSPHVLIIGGGIGGLCLAQGLKTAGIRATVFERDRSPASRIQGYRIHINPEGSRALKACLPPRLFEVFLATSGKGDSYSFFTEKMEELLSVGNASEAPDPVDSHKSVSRITLRQVLLADLGDRVRFGKKFTHYEEADDGRVIAFFEDGSFAAGDLLVAADGVHSRVRRQFLPHADVIDTGVRAVMGKLPLTEETRSLLPPRLFEGPASILAPNGHCMFIAVHEFGDSPEGLPGFTEEDGNPVALPPGLLHDNTADFAMWGFSARRDKFGLSGELKDLDGTILRRVVLEMIADWHPNLKRLVRFTDPSAITPVAIRSSVPIAHWGTKNITLIGDAIHSMTPFRGIGANTALKDAALLCRNLIAAHCGEKSLLQAVHDYEVEMIRYGFEAVKNSLRAMNQAVSDNAFALGTVKTLFRLVNAIPPLKRRMFKDQGNK, encoded by the coding sequence ATGTCGACGACTTCGCCCCATGTGCTCATCATCGGAGGGGGCATCGGCGGATTGTGTCTGGCCCAGGGGCTGAAAACGGCGGGGATTCGCGCGACGGTCTTCGAACGGGACCGATCCCCCGCGTCACGGATCCAGGGATACCGGATTCACATCAATCCCGAGGGGAGCCGCGCCCTTAAGGCATGCCTGCCTCCCCGCCTTTTTGAAGTTTTTTTGGCCACGTCAGGGAAAGGGGACAGCTACAGTTTCTTCACCGAAAAAATGGAGGAATTGCTGTCTGTCGGTAACGCGTCGGAGGCTCCGGATCCGGTCGACAGTCACAAATCGGTGAGCCGGATCACCCTGCGGCAGGTATTGCTCGCCGATTTGGGCGACCGGGTGCGCTTCGGCAAGAAGTTCACCCATTACGAGGAGGCGGACGACGGCCGGGTCATCGCGTTCTTCGAGGACGGTTCTTTCGCCGCGGGGGATCTGCTCGTCGCCGCCGACGGCGTGCATTCAAGGGTCCGCAGGCAATTCCTGCCCCATGCGGATGTAATCGACACGGGGGTCCGGGCGGTGATGGGAAAACTTCCGCTGACGGAGGAAACGAGATCTCTGCTTCCTCCCCGTCTCTTTGAGGGTCCCGCTTCCATCCTGGCACCCAACGGACATTGCATGTTCATCGCGGTGCACGAATTCGGCGACAGTCCCGAGGGCTTGCCGGGTTTCACCGAAGAGGACGGGAACCCCGTCGCGCTTCCGCCCGGCCTGTTACACGATAACACGGCGGACTTCGCCATGTGGGGGTTCAGCGCCCGGAGGGATAAGTTCGGGTTGTCGGGGGAGTTGAAGGACCTTGACGGAACCATCCTCCGCCGCGTCGTCCTGGAGATGATTGCTGACTGGCACCCCAACCTGAAGCGCCTCGTCCGCTTCACCGATCCGTCCGCCATCACCCCGGTGGCGATCCGCAGCTCCGTGCCAATTGCCCACTGGGGCACGAAAAACATCACCCTGATCGGAGACGCCATTCACAGCATGACCCCGTTTCGCGGCATCGGTGCCAACACGGCCCTCAAAGACGCCGCCCTCCTGTGCCGAAATCTGATCGCCGCCCATTGCGGAGAGAAATCGCTTCTCCAGGCGGTTCACGATTACGAGGTGGAAATGATCCGCTACGGTTTCGAGGCGGTCAAGAACTCCTTGCGGGCCATGAACCAGGCCGTGTCCGACAATGCTTTCGCCCTGGGGACGGTCAAGACCCTGTTCCGCCTCGTCAACGCCATCCCTCCCCTGAAACGGAGGATGTTCAAGGATCAGGGGAACAAGTAA
- a CDS encoding alcohol dehydrogenase family protein codes for MRVETMPDPEILEPTDAIIRVQTAAICGSDLHLYHGTIPGLLPGSVIGHEYVGVVEETGSQVRRFKKGDRVVGAFHVACGSCPMCRRDLYHQCTSGGVLGYGVAFGNLQGTQAEYARIPYADETLRRVPEELTDEQALFSGDILTTAYGAVVNSGLKPGETVAVIGCGPVGIMAVQSALVLGASRVFAVDLLKERTALAEKLGAVPVPAGEVNPVSHITRMTDGEGVDAVIEAVGGSKTIQLAFELVRGGGRISAIGVTSESTFEYPLMNSLTKDITFRIGLANIHRDIDTTLSLVRSGRIDPTVVISHRLPLEQAPEGYRLFDQRKASKVILQVT; via the coding sequence GTGAGAGTGGAAACGATGCCCGATCCGGAAATCCTGGAACCGACGGATGCGATCATCCGGGTGCAAACGGCGGCGATTTGCGGTTCCGATTTGCATCTTTATCACGGCACCATTCCCGGACTTCTCCCCGGATCGGTCATCGGGCATGAATATGTGGGCGTGGTGGAGGAAACGGGCTCCCAGGTCCGCCGCTTTAAGAAGGGAGACCGCGTCGTGGGAGCGTTTCACGTGGCCTGCGGCTCTTGTCCCATGTGCCGGCGCGATCTCTATCATCAATGCACGAGCGGCGGGGTGCTGGGATACGGGGTCGCCTTCGGCAATTTGCAGGGAACCCAGGCCGAATACGCGCGGATCCCCTATGCCGACGAGACGCTTCGGCGGGTTCCGGAGGAATTGACCGACGAACAGGCCCTCTTTTCCGGAGATATCCTGACCACGGCGTACGGGGCGGTGGTCAACAGCGGGCTCAAGCCGGGGGAGACGGTGGCGGTGATCGGCTGCGGTCCCGTCGGGATCATGGCGGTGCAGAGCGCCCTGGTCCTGGGGGCTTCCCGGGTCTTCGCGGTCGATCTGCTGAAGGAGAGGACGGCCCTGGCTGAAAAACTGGGCGCCGTGCCGGTGCCGGCCGGGGAAGTGAACCCCGTTTCCCACATCACCCGGATGACCGACGGAGAAGGGGTTGACGCGGTGATCGAGGCGGTGGGCGGATCGAAGACCATCCAGCTGGCCTTCGAACTGGTTCGGGGAGGGGGGCGCATCTCCGCCATCGGAGTCACCTCCGAAAGCACCTTTGAGTATCCCCTGATGAACAGCCTGACGAAGGATATCACCTTCCGGATCGGGTTGGCCAACATCCACCGGGATATCGACACCACCCTGTCATTGGTGCGGAGCGGGCGAATCGACCCCACCGTGGTGATCAGCCACCGCCTGCCCCTGGAGCAGGCTCCCGAAGGGTATCGCCTCTTTGATCAGCGCAAGGCGAGCAAGGTGATTCTGCAGGTGACGTGA
- the dhaM gene encoding dihydroxyacetone kinase phosphoryl donor subunit DhaM: MSFVGIVLVSHSAELAEGLKKLLKQVQPHVPIAAAGGGNEGEIGTSMEKIAAAIESVRSEKGVAVFIDLGSALLNAEMAIEGLDEPDRVRIADAPLVEGSYVAAVESGCGSSLETVLQKARKAKNMKKL; the protein is encoded by the coding sequence ATGAGTTTCGTCGGTATCGTACTGGTTTCCCACAGCGCGGAGCTGGCGGAAGGGCTGAAAAAACTGCTCAAGCAGGTTCAGCCCCACGTCCCCATCGCGGCCGCCGGCGGAGGAAACGAGGGTGAAATCGGCACGAGCATGGAAAAGATCGCTGCAGCCATCGAGTCGGTCCGTTCCGAAAAGGGGGTTGCGGTCTTCATCGACCTGGGCAGCGCCTTGCTCAACGCGGAAATGGCCATCGAAGGGCTGGACGAACCGGACAGGGTGCGCATCGCCGATGCACCGCTGGTTGAAGGCTCCTATGTGGCCGCAGTGGAATCGGGATGCGGCAGCTCCCTTGAGACCGTGCTGCAAAAGGCCCGGAAAGCGAAAAACATGAAAAAGCTTTAA
- a CDS encoding MarR family winged helix-turn-helix transcriptional regulator encodes MSTGTREELLQHLTGSLMQEYSLRVILFHQTVAEKLGLNVTDHKCLGLLANTGPITAGRLSELTGLSTGAITTVIDRLEKAGFARRERDPKDRRRVIVRPLMEKAEQKIGPIFESLQQSMNQLCSRYQDEELELLIDFLQQSMRVMEEESDRLKKTR; translated from the coding sequence ATGTCAACGGGTACACGGGAGGAATTGCTCCAACATTTGACCGGCAGTCTGATGCAGGAATACAGCCTGAGGGTGATCCTCTTCCACCAAACCGTCGCCGAAAAGCTCGGGCTCAACGTGACGGATCACAAATGTCTGGGGCTGCTCGCCAATACGGGTCCGATCACCGCCGGACGGCTGTCCGAGTTGACCGGCCTTTCCACCGGCGCCATCACCACGGTCATCGACCGCCTCGAAAAAGCCGGTTTTGCCCGGCGCGAACGGGATCCGAAGGATCGTCGGCGCGTCATCGTGCGCCCCCTCATGGAAAAGGCGGAACAGAAAATCGGACCGATCTTCGAATCCCTGCAGCAGTCCATGAATCAACTGTGCTCACGGTATCAGGATGAGGAACTGGAACTCTTGATCGATTTCCTTCAGCAGTCCATGCGGGTCATGGAGGAGGAATCGGACCGGCTCAAAAAAACCCGTTAA
- the dhaL gene encoding dihydroxyacetone kinase subunit DhaL, protein MITLKQVESWLIETNRILQEKKAYLTQLDQAIGDGDHGINLARGFQEVAKNLSDQSAPDIGALLKNVAMTLLSKVGGASGPLYGTAFLKMSTALKDKVEAAPEEFARALAEAADGIQMRGKARVGDKTMLDVWKPVADLAVQQGDRLSWEALLQCSLKQMESTRNLEAKKGRAAYLGRRSVGHLDPGAVSSHYLFEALSGTMTREETAG, encoded by the coding sequence TTGATTACGCTGAAACAGGTGGAATCGTGGCTCATCGAAACCAACCGCATCCTGCAGGAAAAGAAGGCTTATCTGACGCAGCTGGATCAGGCCATCGGCGACGGCGACCACGGCATCAATCTGGCCCGGGGCTTTCAGGAGGTGGCCAAGAACCTCTCCGATCAGTCCGCTCCGGACATCGGCGCCCTGCTGAAGAATGTGGCGATGACCCTGCTGTCCAAGGTGGGCGGCGCTTCGGGTCCCCTATACGGGACCGCCTTCCTGAAAATGTCCACCGCCCTGAAGGACAAGGTGGAAGCCGCGCCGGAGGAGTTTGCCCGGGCACTGGCCGAAGCCGCCGACGGCATTCAGATGAGGGGAAAAGCCCGGGTGGGAGACAAGACGATGCTGGACGTGTGGAAGCCGGTGGCCGACCTTGCCGTACAGCAGGGTGACCGGTTGTCCTGGGAAGCCCTGCTCCAATGTTCCCTCAAGCAGATGGAGTCCACGCGGAACCTCGAAGCCAAAAAGGGAAGGGCCGCTTATCTCGGCCGGCGTTCCGTCGGCCATCTCGACCCGGGGGCGGTCTCCAGCCACTATCTGTTTGAAGCGCTGTCCGGGACGATGACAAGGGAGGAAACCGCAGGATGA
- a CDS encoding LuxR C-terminal-related transcriptional regulator, with protein sequence MMTFLPTPFLTQKEVQQILDTLAQGYPESQTRWRLKLSTLPLSEEEKSAVNEVFQFLLERLDRLLSDPAAGARQMRKLFLSRSDTLRPSHMVLIVSMLEEIAVELILQNSALDIHVGYRWIHSSLLNMAFSSFLGESVFPRNHGEASGASNSDTAFEEGQMELYEAIIRYDEALLTLNGPEDILSYSVREICRIAGFARAALFWYTPITRSLDGIYSHNIDLDVIRRIRELDYNIPGLKYVLREKKPIYLQDVKNYLPAHHIENFRVTSLVVAPLYGKDPFPLGFLLLDQDGRHFRPEHRRMEILHALIQRTSKALEAQLNPSRPPRFHNPSVLSNREREILQLIAAGHSTKSIAAQLHISEHTAAEHAHTILKKLDAKNRAEAVAIALRKQWIR encoded by the coding sequence ATGATGACTTTTTTGCCTACACCCTTTTTGACTCAAAAAGAGGTACAACAAATTCTGGATACACTGGCCCAGGGCTACCCGGAGAGCCAGACCCGTTGGCGGTTGAAGCTGTCGACCCTTCCCCTCTCCGAGGAGGAGAAGAGCGCGGTCAATGAAGTGTTCCAATTCCTGCTGGAGCGGCTGGACCGTCTGCTTTCCGATCCCGCGGCCGGGGCCCGCCAGATGCGGAAACTGTTTCTTTCCCGTTCCGACACCCTTCGTCCCAGCCACATGGTCCTCATTGTCAGCATGCTGGAAGAGATCGCCGTGGAGCTGATTTTGCAAAACTCCGCCCTGGATATCCATGTCGGTTATCGCTGGATTCATTCCTCTTTATTGAATATGGCATTTTCCTCCTTTTTAGGCGAGTCCGTTTTTCCCCGGAATCACGGCGAAGCATCCGGGGCGTCAAATTCCGACACCGCCTTTGAGGAAGGGCAGATGGAGCTTTACGAAGCCATCATCCGGTATGACGAGGCGCTCCTCACCCTGAATGGGCCGGAGGACATCCTCTCCTATTCCGTCCGGGAAATCTGCCGCATCGCCGGCTTTGCGCGGGCCGCACTTTTCTGGTACACGCCCATCACCCGTTCCCTGGACGGGATCTATTCGCACAACATCGATTTGGACGTCATCCGCCGCATCCGCGAGCTGGACTACAACATCCCCGGATTGAAATACGTGCTGCGGGAGAAGAAACCCATCTATCTCCAGGACGTAAAGAATTATCTTCCCGCTCACCACATCGAAAACTTCCGGGTCACCTCCCTGGTGGTGGCCCCCCTGTACGGGAAGGATCCCTTCCCCCTCGGCTTCCTGCTCCTGGACCAGGACGGGCGGCACTTCCGACCGGAACACCGGCGAATGGAAATCCTCCACGCGCTCATCCAGAGGACCTCCAAGGCCCTGGAAGCCCAGCTGAACCCGTCCCGGCCGCCCCGTTTCCACAATCCCTCCGTCCTCAGCAACCGGGAACGGGAAATCCTGCAGCTGATCGCCGCAGGGCACAGCACCAAATCCATCGCCGCCCAACTGCATATCAGCGAGCACACCGCCGCGGAACATGCCCATACCATTTTAAAGAAGTTGGACGCGAAAAACCGGGCCGAAGCGGTCGCGATCGCCCTGCGGAAACAGTGGATCCGATAG